The following coding sequences are from one Schizosaccharomyces osmophilus chromosome 1, complete sequence window:
- a CDS encoding transmembrane transporter — protein MTSLNEFSKDKASIKDAEIGVETETETETVALQTTTSAPSNDGLFDTKDFDQVYLAKSRILSQAIDEIGFGKYQWALLFIAGFGWMSDNTWPVVTSLILSRLNEVDGVHPPTQKDAPFLTLAQNLGLLAGAAFWSISSDMFGRLWAFNYTFLITGVFSLVAGASPNFAAIGIFNALWSFGVGGNLPVDSAIFIESIPSSCQWLLTVMSAWWALGQVLVNLIAWGLLANFSCSDSKEPCLKDNNKGWRYLLFTMGGLTLFMFLIRFLFPLVESPGYLLAKGREQEAVQAVHKIAKYNKKESSLSVQDFHKIQTSLSNDSEFQTESDLVHTTKNSPTQELLKKVNFQTIRECFRSKRLILSSTLVISSWALIGLAFPLYNAFLPYYLESRGNANKPLSVYETYRNSLIVSTLGIPGSLLAGLLVELRIGRKGTLTLSLLLTGVFLFASTTAKTSNAYLGWNCAFTFVSDIMYGVLYAYTPEVFPSKVRGTAIGLASSANRVLGVFAPVIAMYANLTTSAPIFVSGALFLFAGLLTIFFPYEPRGKSSF, from the coding sequence ATGACTTCTCTCAATGAATTCAGCAAAGACAAGGCGTCGATCAAAGACGCTGAAATAGGGGTAGAGACAGAGACAGAGACAGAGACAGTTGCTCTTCAAACTACTACGAGTGCTCCTTCAAACGATGGTTTATTCGATACCAAAGACTTTGATCAAGTTTACTTAGCCAAGTCTCGTATCTTGAGTCAAGCCATTGACGAAATTGGGTTTGGTAAATACCAATGGGCATTGCTTTTCATCGCTGGATTCGGTTGGATGTCTGATAATACTTGGCCAGTCGTTACATCTTTAATTCTGTCTCGGCTCAACGAGGTAGACGGCGTTCATCCTCCTACCCAAAAGGATGCTCCCTTCTTAACATTGGCGCAGAATTTAGGGCTCTTAGCTGGAGCTGCTTTTTGGTCCATATCCTCTGATATGTTTGGTAGATTATGGGCCTTCAACTACACCTTCCTCATCACTGGTGTCTTCTCCCTTGTTGCCGGGGCATCTCCCAATTTTGCTGCTATTGGGATATTTAACGCGCTCTGGAGTTTTGGTGTCGGCGGTAACCTACCTGTCGACTCGGCAATTTTCATTGAGTCAATTCCAAGCTCTTGCCAATGGCTTTTGACCGTCATGAGTGCTTGGTGGGCGCTAGGACAAGTTTTGGTAAATCTTATTGCCTGGGGCTTGCTTGCAAATTTTTCCTGCTCAGATTCCAAGGAACCGTGCCTTAAAGACAATAATAAAGGATGGAGATACCTGTTGTTTACCATGGGTGGCTTGACTTTATTCATGTTCCTTATTCGGTTTTTATTTCCGCTGGTGGAATCTCCCGGTTATCTCCTAGCCAAGGGTAGAGAACAAGAAGCTGTTCAAGCAGTACATAAAATTGCGAAATACAATAAAAAGGAGTCTTCTCTATCTGTGCAAGATTTCCACAAAATCCAAACCTCTCTTTCTAACGATTCGGAATTTCAAACCGAAAGCGATCTAGTGCATACCACGAAAAATTCCCCGACGCAAGAATTAttaaagaaagtaaattttCAAACTATTCGTGAATGCTTCCGATCGAAAAGACTAATACTATCTTCTACATTGGTGATATCTTCTTGGGCTCTCATAGGTCTAGCATTTCCTTTGTACAATGCTTTTCTACCTTACTATCTTGAATCAAGAGGAAATGCTAACAAGCCTTTAAGTGTCTACGAAACATATAGAAACTCTCTCATCGTTTCTACTTTAGGCATTCCTGGTTCCCTACTAGCTGGTCTGCTAGTTGAACTTCGGATTGGTCGTAAAGGCACTCTTACTCTTTCTCTTCTGCTTACGGGTGTTTTTCTGTTTGCTTCCACAACGGCGAAAACGAGTAATGCGTATCTCGGGTGGAACTGTGCTTtcacttttgtttcagaCATTATGTATGGCGTTTTATACGCTTATACGCCAGAAGTTTTTCCTTCCAAAGTTCGCGGCACCGCAATTGGATTAGCTTCCTCTGCGAATCGAGTCCTCGGGGTATTCGCTCCCGTCATTGCTATGTATGCGAATCTTACAACTTCTGCTCCGATATTTGTAAGTGGAGccctgtttctttttgccGGTCTCTTGACTATTTTTTTCCCGTATGAACCAAGAGGAAAATCAAGCTTCTAA